TTGATCATCTGTCGGGCATCCTGGACCCCACCTGCTCCTCCTCCGCCACGGATTCGAAAGCGGGCATCTTTCTGGCCAAGTTTCTCTCTTGCATCCTTCACTTGGAAAGCTGGAGGAAGCAAGAGCAGAACAAGAGTGAGCAGAAGGCAAGAACCAATTCCAATGTCTGATCTGatttgccccagctaacacaccttaaGAATGCTTAACAGAATGTAATATAGTCCAACAGCAAAATGTGTAGTTTGAAACAGATTATTTTGTAATGGGGCTTAGGTAAGAGACATCCAGATCAGGCATATACATAGATGTTTTGTTTGAGtctcaataagcatttttcaacAGGGCAACAGGCAGGTCCTCACAAAAAATACCTGCTTCAACTCTGgcaaaatgtattattattttaccttGAGCATCGCTCCAAAAGAAGTTCAGAATTAAATAATTGTTTGAGTTCCAACAAAGTAATTCCATTGAATATTTGATACTATTGAAAATGTATCCAGGTCTGTTTTTTGGTTACCGGGTCCCCCTCCTCCACCAAGTCTCTGTCTGACATCCGTCATCCCAATTTTCTGTCGAGCATCAAAGGTCCTCCCGACCCCTCCTGCACCCCTGCCGAACATAGGCCTGAAAGACAAGAGGTCGACATTGGTAGTCAACTAGTTGTAGCCTAATCCTACATGATCTAATATCCACATTTAGCGCGTATAAGACCAGCTATATTATTTGATTAAGCCATACATTCAGTATGGCTCTCTAGGTATACTCAAAGCGAAAAAAATAGTATAACGTTAGCTGTTCCGATATGCGCTCCTTGTGTTTTCCAAAATGTGAATATTAGATCATGGAGGACTAGGCTACAACTAGTTGACTACATATGGCTCTAGGTAGAGGTTCTCGCGCTCTGTACCATATCTATAGGTatactaactagctagctatgcgTTTTCGCGTGTGTAACCATGGTTAGTTTATAGCTAACTACCTAACGTACATTCCAGCGACCTGTTAACCTTACGATAGCTAACTTACCGTCATCAAATGCTgataaaacattattttttaccttgttagctaaCTAGTTAAACGGAGCCCTGATAAATAGCTAGCTGTGCGTATTTGGTTCGTTGATATTAGGGAAATCAGTTACTGAAGTGAAACGATATAGTAGCTAATCCAACGGCGACTACAGGCCTTGAACAGGACCGCTGAGGAATTGAAATAGCCTAGGCTTTCTGGAAAATTATTTTTTTCATTACGTTGAATGATACAACTCAAGGCATACCGTTCATAAATTGCATTCAAACTCATAAATTGCTAAATTAATACATTTTAACTGTTTCTTTGTTGTTGAAACCGCGTCGACGTATCACTTCGTCCAAAGAAATGTCTTCCATCTTCTTTCACTCAAGCGCGTGAATGATCGTAACTGGACGGAGAAGAAACTATGGAAGGCAAGTTGGATCAAAAATGGCGAACTCAATAAAATATTTATTCGAGAGCTCCTTGAAAAACTACATTGTTGATATAtttcaattatatatatatatatatatatatgtgtgtgtatatattgttTGAAATACCAATACAGATCTGTTTAACTCTTACATTTGTTTAGCAAGATCTAAAAACCAGAGTGTATTATTTTAAGATAAATtcatatttttggggggttttaaAGGCCTATTAGGTTATGTGAAGTGTCAATGATCACATCAATGCCATTGGTCATCAATTAACAAAAGATTATACTTGTAAcataaaacaaacaaatataaaTCAATTACACAGCCTTAGAGACCTCTGGTATCGATTGCTCTTCACGAAGTAAAAACAAAAATGCGGAGTAAATGAAACGTTTTATCTTTCCCATCAACCTTTGCGCTCAAACTCACTTGAAACTAAGTGTAAATAAGTAAAATCTCGAAGAAAAGCTATATTTTACCTGATTAAATGGAGGAATGAAAATGTACAATTCGGTATCACATAATGCGCTCAAAGAAATAAAATGCAGCTGTAGGTTTATACTTTTGAAGTGAACGCCAATGGTAAACACCACGAGTGTAATAGTCTGCATATAGAGGTAAGTACTGCCCTCGACCATCGATTGGTTATGCCTTAAACTGATGAGTAAGGAAAATAACGACGCGGGGTGACGCCCGTGTCCTCGCCTAGATTTGCGAGATCAATTTTTGAACGGGTACAGGTCCGCCTGTTTAGGTGACTCGCCTACTTTGTGAGATGCCTTGCGGGACATGGATCTGCCCCGACCTCTCATGTAAAATATAAACCCCTTTCGGGATACTACTGATAGAAGGTTACACAGAACCAGAATGGAATTATATTTTCCATGATTGTAACGTACTAAAAATAGAACGTCTATAATAGTACTTACTGCACCTTCTACAAAACCTTTTTCAACTTAAAGAACATCTCTGCCGTATATTTCTCTAACCACGTTCCATCAGCAGATTTATGCGGATAATGTCATTctgtattttacatttttttgaccGAGTAGGCACATTTGCTTTTGAACAAAATAGTTTTTGTGACAATTATCCGTAGTTGAAAATGCGACgaaaacacattgaactttaacttttaaaatcGAATGTTTCACGTCATCACGCAGTGATTTTGATGTTCAACAACTCAGTTTaatggaaacataccgctggagAGAAAATtatcatattttatttttgctGATTTGGGAATATATGCATCTGTTGCCACCTGGTTGGAAACCTAGCTAataaccatgtttccatccacGGTTTTTAGATGAGTATATTCATATCCTATGGAAAAAATCCGAAAGCTGTAATGGAAACAGGACGTTTCGGTACAATTATATAAATGCAGACAGGTAATGTGTTCCTCTCTACATGGTAGGATCCTTTTTTGTTGGTAAAGGGAATGATGGGTAATATGGTTGTGGAAATATTCGCAAATGTTGATCTAGTAACCATCATATCAAACTAAACTTGGGAGTCACACGAAGATGACGTGTGGGTGCCCCTCCCACTACGATTtgagaaaccatgcagtttattaggctacagattaaataattTATGATGAATTTCACAGGGGGGTGAAAGTGCGCGGTGATTATTGATGCTCTTTTCCAATAAATATTAAAATACGTCATCACGCCCAGATTTTTATCAGCAACAAGTCAGTTTCTTGgaaacaccactggtgggaaaatgcgcatATTTTCTTTATACGGATACTTAAATATTCACATTCAAATCTGTTGTCGATGGAAACCTACTAGTTATTGACCATAAATTGTTTCCGGAATTTCCACCAAAACCCGAGTGCATTTAACTTTGTGCCACGAGGTGGCAGtattgtatatatatttacaaaaaaaatggtaggccacacaaaaaGGTAGAGACACTGTAAAAACAAAATGTCTCTATACAGTTATAGAAGCatacagagctctctctctctgtgtgtgtgtgtgtgtgtgtgtgtgtgtgtgtgtgtgtgtgtgtgtgtgtgtgtgtgtgtgtgtgtgtgtgtgtgtgtgtgtgtgtgtgtgtgtgtgtgtgtgtgtgtgtgtgtgtgtgtgtgtgtgtgtgactgtgtcaaGGACATGATATAGTAGATGATTTTTAACTGATCATTATTTGTCATATAATTTCCTTCCTGACCATGTGTGAGCATGACTAAGTATGATGCCTTGTATTAGTGTCCCATATCTGTATTTTCTCAATGCATACTACTGTCACTATCAGACCTACCACAGCCAAGTGGTAAAACACCTTCCCATGCAGAGCTGGACACAGGCAAAATCAGATGAATCAATGTGAAAGGTCTCTCATGTGGTGAAAAATAATTTCAACCACAAAATTGTATTTTGTAGCCTCCTTTCCAGTCCGTAATGAAACAAGGTTCCATTAATGCACCATAAAAGTCAATAAAACTGTTAATTATGTCTGTTTGTCAGTCATTTCATGGAGGGGTAATAACCAGAGGCGGTATAGATTCTAACCATCTCTGGTACTAATAACCACTAAAGAGCAGTAGAGATGTGTGAGTAAAATCACTGGGAAAGCCAAGccagaaaaaacaacaacatacaccAGTTGaaaacagtatgtggacacctgcttgtcgaacatatcattctaaaatcatgggcattaatgtggagttggtccccttTGGCACAAGGGGTTGGTCccctctaaggcactgcatctcggtaTTTAAGGCGTCActatagacaccctggtttgattccaggctgtttcacaaccggccgtgattgggagtcccatagggcaggggcacaattggcccagcgttgtccgggtttggccggtgtaggcggtcattgtaaataaaaatgtgttcttaactggcttgcctaattaaataaaggttaaataaaaaataacagccCACTGTTCAGagaaggctttccaatagatagtggaacattgctgtggggacttgcttcctttCAGCCACTAGAGCattaggcctggctctcagtcaacattacaattcatcccaaaggtgttcgatggtattcgggtcagggctctgtgcaggcaagtcaagttcttccacaccaatctcaacaaaccatctgtatggacctcactttgtgcaaaGGAGCatagtcatgctgaaacaggaaaagacCATCAcaaaactgttaccacaaagttggaagcacagaatcgtctagaatgtcattgtatgctgtagtgttaagatttccctccactggaactaagggactagcccgaaccatgaaaacagccctagaccattattcctcctcctccaaactttacagttggcactatgctttgAGGCAGGTACCGCCAAAtccagatttgtccatcagactgccagatggtgaagtgtgattcatcactccagagaatgcttttccactgctccagagtccaatggcggtgagctttacaccactccagttgcTCGGCCAcagaaaacccatttcatgaaactcctggattacagttcttgtgctgatgttgcttccagtggcagtttggaacttggtagtgagtgttgcaaccgaggacagaccattctACACACTTCAGCACTAAGCAGTTttatgagcttgtgtggcctaccactttgcagctgagccgctgttgctcctagacgtttccacttcacaataacagcacttacagttgaccggggcagctctagcagggcaaaaatGTCACAAACCGACTTGTTGGAAACAGGCATCCTATGACGgcgccatgttgaaagtcactgagctcttcagtaaggccaccactgccagtgtttgtctatggagattgcatggcggtgtgcttgattttatacacctgtcagcaatgggtgtggctgaaatagccaattccaatcatttgaaggggtgtccacatacctttgtatatatagtgtatgcgttgtgataattgcattgtttgttCTTTAACTTGTAAGTTCATAGGCATTGTGCTGGGATGTATGCctaaggcagagacaataagaagacacagtggcagaataaattcaaccactcctttgtttcatcacaaaactggaGAGTAATCTCTGTCCTGTAAAGTCCACAAAGATTATTGCATGTTGCAAAAGTAATGAATATTGCAAAGTAATGTTTCCGACATTTtcggactactaaacaactattgatttagtaACACAGAGAGTTACTGCAAGTCGCAATGAAAACATGCGCTGCCTCCACTAtttcagcaccatttcaacttcgaCATTTCAACAccatcaaatcacctatgcttagtctaatacagggacaactaaaatataccaaaaacaatttagtccaatcaatgtaagttaaatatgatgtggctgtccatggttctgatttgtatgtgtgtttgtgcgttcatgcaagaagaaaaaaacatgttgactcacctaaactggcttcccttgacacctTTTTGGAGTTTATCTCAGCGCTGATTGGCTATTAattattaattattttattttttaatcaagGGGGACAAAATGCtcgctcgctggcttcccttgcattcaattaCTACCGGCGGTAGAAATGTCATACCCTTTATGACCAGACCGCATGAGATAGGTGGCCTACACATACAGATAAagaggggcgctgttttgctCTCTCGGAtactttctccggtgagatacgtTCAGCCTCTTGCGCATTGAAAGAAAAttatgaaaacacagagagacggaAAATACATACATTTCTTTATTAGTACATTTTTATGGGGGAAGCCTGGCTTACCTTGGCATCCATGAACACACCCAGCTGCCAAATAGCATCTACTGATTTAGCCTCTTCCCCTCTGCGACTGTGTTTGATAATTAAAAACGTTGTATCCCAGAATGCACTCGCTACAGTCCCGAAAcgtccacacacacgcacacacaacagtTCTTTGGCGCCTCCGTCGGATGAGAGGATAAATTCTGTAGCACAGCGCCGTTACAATTTGCAATGGCTGCAGCTTTGTCCCGTGCTCTCAAATTGCCTGGTAAGAGATGCGTTGCAATTATTTGTGAAATAGATATGATTGATTAGGTGAAAAGTATGTTGTGTAGTCTTTGTACCAGTCGTGTCTCGTTGTTTTGGTGTCATTCTGTTAGCTCATGTGAGCTAGCTAGGCCAGCCAGCTCGCCACAATAATGTTGATTGCAATAACACAAAATCAGGTTTTTATTTGTTTAATGACAGTCCAGAATTGAGAGGTGAAAATCGACACTTATTTTCAATGTTTGATATTTCGTTTCTTTTCAAGTATTAATTAGAAAAAACATTGCATAATTTACAATCCTATGTGCCacactagctagctactgtacagtacagtaaggtGCCACATCGAAGTCGCTTGATTGCTCAGTGCTCACTGTCATAATACTGTTATAACATATGTAACTACTTGCTTAAATCTCGTGTTCAACAAATAACTACATATAAGGCCATGTAATGGGGTTCCTTCATTTAACTTGGCAAttattgtcatgccaaacaatgAGCAAAAGAGTCGGCAAgggtacaaacagatctgggaccagggtaGGACATAATTCATTTGGTgttaaaataaataatatttgAGTAACTTCCCGGGCCTTTTGGGATGCCTATCGTTCTATCAGGCACCCCCATGCTCTATCAGATCATTCTAGTTTTCACCTGGGCCTTGTTTCCAGAACAGATCTGTAGACCTCTgacctgcagtcaaatgaccaaatcgaGCTCTAGTGGCCTCaagggtggaatgttattaatatttgTCAGAATATCGTAATTAATAAACATTATCCATTGTTTCTATGTCATATGGTTTTgttatttcagtcttctgtgatatatattaagtgtaatattgggatgcaaactcaaaatgtaatacatttcaactctatatctgacatgtacaGGTGTCTATATTTTTTAAGCCCATAAACCATGTGTGTGaaatgtatacttttgtttcaacgtagatttgtttaagactaccaagaaacaacTCTGtaaccctgatttagcccactgcagtaaaaggttaaccgtgtgtgtctttgtgtgtatgtCCCTCACAGGGAAGAAGGGCTCAGAGCTTGGAGAGTATGACCCCCTCACTCAGGCCGACAGTGAGGACGAGAGCGAGGAGGACGACCTGGTCCTCAACTATCCCCGCAATGGCCTGGGGAGGGGCAACTGCATGGGTACAGGTACCTCAGAgctgagagggagcagaacagggAGGCTCGTAGGGGATGAAGATGAGGCAGAGGAGGACGATGATGAGTGGAGAGAACGGCTCCCAGGAAaaaagaggcaggagagagaggagaagggcatGCAGTACTGGAGCCAAAGGGAGACAAACAGGGATGAGGGAGTAGAGGATGGAGGGGGGCTTGGGGCCTCTGGTGGCCCTGGATTGGGTGTCAGTGCTGACCCGGACGGGAAGAAGGCTAAGGTGAGGGGAGCCATCCGGGCAGCGTTTTTCCTGGTGCCTCTGGTCTGTGCCATGCTGGTGGTACTGCTGTGTGCCTTTCTGGTGCCTTGTCAGCATGGGGAACTGGACAAACGGCCACAGTGGGAGAAAGAGCTGGGTGATCATGTGGGAGGTGAGTGAGGAGTCTAATGTATAAACAATACACATGAAACAGACTACAGTTTACCCGTATGTTGCTGGTTGCTGATACCAATACACCTCTCCCTCACAGCAGAGAAAGAGAAAACTACAGGTCAGGTCCAAATGGTCAGACTCTGAGTACACTAGTGCTTTAGATTAAGATAAGCACACAGTCAACATTACAATAAAGTCAACTGTATGAGAAAGCAGTTGAGAACACAAAACTCAGATTTAGCTGACTGTCTATGTCAGGGGGTGGATATTACACAGTCTGGATTACTATGATTACACATTACCGTGATTATTATAATAGCATGTTAGCAAAGCAACCGCAGGTCTAGTTTAGTAAATAGTAGTTACAAACCGTTCCTGTCTGTAACAGTGGTTTTCTTCTTCTTTAGGTGTTACCCCACCTCCTCTTGCACTGTGGGATGTTGACAATGACTCAGTTGAGGATGTGCTAATAGGAGTCACTCAAAAGAGCAACAATACCCATCTCTCCAGTTCTGTGGGGAACAACAAAGGTATCTATGGAAACAGCAAGGGACATTGTCGTAGTAACGAAGAGGATATTTTCAATCCTCATTTTTAGGCGTTATTCTCTCTCAAGCTTACCTCCTCACTGTACACCATAAAAATCTACCAGTGATTATGTAATATTAATCTCCATATCTAATCCTGCTCGCCCCAGTAAACTGCTGAGAACACACAATTTGCCACATGTAATAAACCCCACCCACCTTtacccccttctctttctccctctctgtctctcccagagTACAGTGTGGTGGCCCTATCTGCATTCAGTGGTGATGTGCTTTGGAGGAGGGCCCTCAGGGAACCTGTGGAGTCCATCCAGTGTGGGCTGCAGTACGAAGCCCACCCATCACCACTGCCAGCAGGGGGCGCTGCCCTCAGAGCCCTCCCCAACAGCGCCATTCCCCTATCTgcccagagagacagagctagCGGCCCCGTGTGTCTGCTCATCGAGTCTGCACACCTCACTGCTGTCAACGGCACCACAGGTCAGACAACAACCACAGAAATGCATGGCTTTTAATGGTTCAGTTTCACAGCTACAAGCATGAACATTTTAGCAGTTGTGTAGATGTAttaataatgtgttgtagttaATAGTTTAATGTTCAGTAAGGAGTAACCGATTGTATTTTCCTCCTCAGGGAAGAAGCTGTGGTCGGTAGCACCAGGGGAGATCCAGTCCCAGGCAGTTTCTCTGCCAGATCTCCAAGGTGACTCTGTTCCTGACTTGCTGATTGCCACTTTACCTGCTGACCAGGTATGACAATCTCTGGCTTGGCACCTATACATATTTATTGCTGTAATAAGACAATTGTTATTATAtaaatcatattattattattattacaataaCACTCATTTTCCAGTCAGTCTAAATGCTCCCATCAAACTGTCTCAAACGTATTTTCAGGTGTCTGACCTCTCACTGCTCCTGCTGTCTGGGCTGACTGGAGCTATACTTGGACATCCCGTGACCTTTAACCTCACGACCTTTAATGTCTCTGGAAAGCTGATCGGTCCCCTGTTTCATGAGACACAGCTGGGGGCATATTACATTCTATTTGGACTaggtaagggattcattttatATCAAGCACAGTGACTTTGAAAAAATGTTTCTTAATTGAAATGACTAAATGTCTGATAATGTATCTGCTATACTAACTCAGGCACTGTAGAGGCTGTATCCCTGGGAGATATTTACACTCGGGCTACTGGAAAAACACCAATATCCCCTGGTCTAAGACTGAAGGAACCTGGCTGGGAGAAGCTTAGGAAAACCAACTCCTCCCTCATACACATCTCCAGGTAAGGCTAAGAAAGTGCTCGGTTACACAATTACAATAGAGTGCCTGTTTGAACGACTGTTTGACTTTCTCTGTCCAGTGGAACTGAGCAAGTGGAGTTCTTGGTCCCCCTAGTGGCTGGCTTGTGTAACAACCACAACAGCCTGGACTCCATCTCCAACCTCAACTCCAGCCGCAGTGACTGGGTGCTGGTCTGTGGCAAGCTCTCCAGCAAGCTCTCTGTGCTGAGAGAGAAGGACGCACACACCGAGTGGACTCTTACCTCCTCAGCCATACACAGGTAGGAAACATGTTCACCATGATATATGGAGAAGTTTATCATTAGGGTGTATATGACTAAGCATAAAAGGGAAAGCTTCAAGTTTTGTCATGTGCACAAGTGCAGTGAAGTGCATTTCTTGCAAGCTCTTTTCCCAACAATACAGATATCAATATCTCAAACTATAAAGTAATACCCTATAATAGTGGTTTTCAAACCTCTCTTCGGGGACCCCCAGAAGTTTCACAATTTAGTTGGAGCCCTGAACTAGCTCAAGTACTTGACCTTATCAAAGGCTTGGTAATTAGCTGACAAGTTGAATGGGGTGTGCTAGCTCTAGATTAGTTCAAATATATGGAACGACTGGGGATCCCCGAAGGAGAGGTTTGAAAGCCCCTGCCCTATAAAGTTATAGAGCTAAAATAACCTGAATCATTTATCATTGTCTCAGTCGTCCAGCACCAGGCCAATTCAACGATGATGGAGTCCCAGATCTCCTCATACAGAAGTCTGGCGCCCCTAGAATGAGAAAAGTATCATCTCTTCTACAAACACTTACACCTATAGCTATTATACTTCTCAGACAGTTGTACATATTTACAAAGATGACCATCCATCTCTCTGTGATCTCAGGTTCAGGTGGTTGATGGAG
The sequence above is a segment of the Oncorhynchus gorbuscha isolate QuinsamMale2020 ecotype Even-year linkage group LG16, OgorEven_v1.0, whole genome shotgun sequence genome. Coding sequences within it:
- the LOC124000631 gene encoding protein FAM234B-like; translation: MAAALSRALKLPGKKGSELGEYDPLTQADSEDESEEDDLVLNYPRNGLGRGNCMGTGTSELRGSRTGRLVGDEDEAEEDDDEWRERLPGKKRQEREEKGMQYWSQRETNRDEGVEDGGGLGASGGPGLGVSADPDGKKAKVRGAIRAAFFLVPLVCAMLVVLLCAFLVPCQHGELDKRPQWEKELGDHVGGVTPPPLALWDVDNDSVEDVLIGVTQKSNNTHLSSSVGNNKEYSVVALSAFSGDVLWRRALREPVESIQCGLQYEAHPSPLPAGGAALRALPNSAIPLSAQRDRASGPVCLLIESAHLTAVNGTTGKKLWSVAPGEIQSQAVSLPDLQGDSVPDLLIATLPADQVSDLSLLLLSGLTGAILGHPVTFNLTTFNVSGKLIGPLFHETQLGAYYILFGLGTVEAVSLGDIYTRATGKTPISPGLRLKEPGWEKLRKTNSSLIHISSGTEQVEFLVPLVAGLCNNHNSLDSISNLNSSRSDWVLVCGKLSSKLSVLREKDAHTEWTLTSSAIHSRPAPGQFNDDGVPDLLIQKSGAPRMRKVQVVDGASGRSLWETEFICPRLDLEGTSIMTSGQSAFLFWAGDPVRPPKNLTKTTVAPGAVQAMPVIRKLFMLHPAYPTILLELASTTDTILTAAVSYQEPQKDASYITVSSRPTSGLGPGSRVVKSMSLRAAITAGQIVRLGESSTAGVPVRPGVFEINKFFRRLTFKNH